A window of the Bradyrhizobium ottawaense genome harbors these coding sequences:
- the gcvT gene encoding glycine cleavage system aminomethyltransferase GcvT yields MLARDESPLQSTALQRTPLHALHVARGGKLVPFAGYEMPVQYPAGVLREHLHTRSSAGLFDVSHMGQLALRPKSGKVADAALALERLVPQDIAAVAPGRQRYAQFTSGDGGILDDLMVANFGDHLFLVVNAACKAEDEAHLRAHLSDACVIDSLGDRALVALQGPKAESALAKLCADVTAMRFMDAGPRKVAGIDAFVSRSGYTGEDGFEISVPADRAEALVTALLENADVLPIGLGARDSLRLEAGLCLYGHDIDTATTPVEGALEWSVQKSRRNGGARAGGFPGAEKILAQFENGAARRRVGLRPEGRAPVREGALLFADAVAGEPIGKVTSGGFGPSLNAPVAMGYLPTSLAANGTQVFAEVRGQRLPLQVAPMPFVPNTYKR; encoded by the coding sequence ATGCTTGCACGCGACGAATCTCCCTTACAAAGTACAGCCTTGCAACGTACCCCCTTGCACGCGCTCCACGTGGCGCGCGGCGGCAAGCTGGTTCCCTTCGCCGGCTATGAAATGCCGGTGCAATACCCGGCCGGCGTACTCAGGGAACACCTGCATACCCGCTCCAGCGCAGGCCTGTTCGACGTCTCCCACATGGGCCAGCTCGCTTTGCGCCCGAAGTCCGGCAAGGTCGCGGATGCCGCGCTGGCGCTGGAACGGCTGGTGCCGCAGGACATCGCAGCGGTGGCGCCGGGACGGCAGCGCTACGCGCAGTTCACCAGCGGCGATGGCGGCATTCTCGACGATCTGATGGTGGCGAATTTCGGCGACCATCTCTTTCTGGTGGTCAACGCCGCCTGCAAGGCCGAGGACGAGGCGCATCTGCGCGCGCATCTGTCGGATGCCTGCGTGATTGATTCGCTTGGCGACCGCGCGCTGGTCGCGCTGCAGGGCCCCAAGGCCGAATCGGCGCTGGCGAAACTTTGTGCAGACGTGACCGCGATGCGCTTCATGGATGCCGGTCCCCGCAAGGTCGCCGGGATCGACGCCTTCGTCTCGCGCTCCGGCTATACCGGCGAGGACGGGTTCGAGATTTCAGTTCCGGCGGACCGCGCCGAGGCGCTGGTGACGGCGCTGTTGGAGAACGCCGACGTGCTGCCGATCGGCCTTGGCGCGCGCGACAGCCTGCGGCTGGAAGCCGGCCTTTGCCTCTACGGCCACGACATCGACACCGCGACGACGCCAGTCGAGGGCGCGCTGGAATGGTCGGTGCAGAAAAGCCGCCGCAACGGCGGCGCCCGTGCGGGCGGTTTTCCCGGCGCGGAAAAAATTCTCGCGCAGTTCGAAAACGGCGCGGCGCGCCGCCGCGTCGGATTGCGCCCCGAGGGACGCGCGCCGGTGCGCGAAGGCGCCCTGCTGTTTGCGGATGCCGTCGCCGGCGAGCCGATCGGCAAGGTGACATCCGGCGGCTTCGGCCCGAGCCTCAATGCGCCGGTCGCAATGGGCTATCTGCCGACATCGCTTGCCGCCAACGGCACCCAGGTTTTCGCCGAAGTGCGCGGCCAACGCCTGCCGCTGCAGGTCGCGCCGATGCCGTTCGTTCCCAACACCTATAAACGCTGA
- the alaS gene encoding alanine--tRNA ligase — protein MSGVNDIRSKFLDFFAANGHEIVPSSPLVPRNDPTLMFTNAGMVQFKNVFTGVEKRPYQRATTSQKCVRAGGKHNDLDNVGYTARHLTFFEMLGNFSFGDYFKERAIELAWNLITKEFGLKKDKLLVTVYHTDDEAALLWKKIAGFTDDRIIRIATSDNFWAMGDTGPCGPCSEIFIDRGEHIWGGPPGSPEEDGDRFLEFWNLVFMQFEQVTKEERLPLPRPSIDTGLGLERMACVLQGVDSVFETDLFRNLIDAIASALGHAPQEQTVASFRVIADHLRSSAFLISDGVLPSNEGRGYVLRRIMRRAMRHAQLLGARDPLMHRLVWALVREMGQAYPELVRAEKLIEETLRLEEARFRKTLERGLTILDEKSAGLKKGDMFDGDTAFTLYDTYGFPLDLTQDALKSRGISVDQVSFTDAMDRQRTKARASWSGSGDTASENVWFPLREKLGATEFLGYDTETAEGVVTALVKDGKDADSLKTGESGAIVLNQTPFYAESGGQVGDTGLMTGEGVKFRVTETQKKAGDLFVHIGTVEQGTVKLGTALQLDVDHGRRSSIRAHHSATHLLHEALRQVLGDHIAQRGSLVAPDRLRFDFVHPKPITAEELARVEDIANEVVLENDEVTTRLMAVDDAREAGARALFGEKYGDEVRVVSMGKQSREHGQNALGWSVELCGGTHVRRTGDIGLISVTGESAVSSGVRRIEALTGRHARKHANDTMSIAKTAASELRTTVDDMPARIAALMEERKKLERDLTDARKKLAMGGGGAGNGAAVASGVREVGNVKLLARAVEGVETKDLKSLVDDGKKQIGSGVVAIVGVTEDGKAGVVVGVTADLTSRFSAVELVKIASAALGGKGGGGRPDMAQAGGPDGAKADAALAAIEQAMTKQESAGA, from the coding sequence ATGAGCGGCGTTAACGATATCAGGTCGAAATTTCTGGATTTCTTTGCGGCGAACGGCCACGAGATCGTGCCGTCCTCGCCGCTGGTGCCGCGCAACGACCCGACCTTGATGTTCACCAATGCCGGCATGGTGCAGTTCAAGAACGTCTTCACCGGCGTCGAGAAGCGGCCCTATCAGCGCGCCACCACGTCGCAGAAATGCGTGCGCGCCGGCGGCAAGCACAACGACCTCGACAATGTCGGCTACACCGCGCGGCATCTCACATTCTTCGAAATGCTCGGCAATTTTTCCTTTGGTGATTACTTCAAGGAGCGTGCGATCGAGCTCGCCTGGAATCTGATCACCAAGGAATTCGGGCTCAAGAAGGACAAGCTGCTCGTCACCGTCTATCACACCGACGACGAGGCGGCCTTACTCTGGAAGAAGATTGCGGGCTTTACCGACGATCGCATCATCCGGATCGCGACCTCGGATAATTTCTGGGCGATGGGCGATACCGGACCCTGCGGGCCCTGTTCGGAGATTTTCATCGACCGTGGCGAGCACATCTGGGGCGGTCCGCCGGGCAGCCCGGAGGAGGACGGCGATCGCTTCCTCGAATTCTGGAATCTCGTCTTCATGCAATTCGAGCAGGTGACGAAGGAGGAGCGCCTGCCGCTGCCGCGTCCCTCGATCGACACCGGCTTGGGGCTGGAGCGTATGGCTTGCGTCCTGCAGGGCGTCGATAGCGTCTTCGAGACCGATCTTTTCCGTAACTTGATCGATGCAATTGCTTCCGCCCTCGGGCACGCACCGCAGGAGCAGACCGTCGCCTCGTTCCGGGTCATTGCCGACCATCTGCGCTCCTCGGCCTTCCTGATTTCGGACGGCGTGCTGCCGTCGAACGAGGGCCGCGGCTATGTGCTGCGCCGGATCATGCGCCGCGCCATGCGCCATGCGCAGTTGTTGGGTGCGCGTGATCCGCTGATGCATCGCCTGGTCTGGGCGCTGGTGCGCGAAATGGGCCAAGCCTATCCGGAACTGGTCCGCGCCGAAAAGCTGATCGAGGAGACGCTGCGGCTGGAAGAGGCGCGCTTCCGCAAGACGCTGGAGCGCGGCCTTACCATCCTCGACGAGAAGAGCGCAGGCCTGAAGAAAGGCGACATGTTCGACGGCGATACTGCGTTCACGCTGTACGACACCTATGGTTTCCCGCTCGATCTGACCCAGGACGCGCTGAAGTCGCGCGGCATCAGCGTCGATCAGGTCTCGTTCACCGATGCGATGGACCGCCAGCGCACCAAGGCGCGCGCGTCCTGGTCCGGAAGCGGCGACACCGCCAGCGAGAACGTCTGGTTCCCGCTGCGCGAGAAGCTCGGCGCCACGGAATTTCTTGGCTACGACACCGAGACCGCCGAGGGCGTCGTGACCGCGCTGGTGAAGGACGGCAAGGATGCCGACAGTCTCAAGACTGGCGAGAGCGGCGCGATCGTATTGAACCAGACGCCGTTTTACGCGGAGTCCGGCGGTCAGGTCGGCGATACCGGCCTGATGACGGGCGAGGGCGTCAAGTTCCGTGTCACCGAAACTCAGAAGAAGGCCGGCGATCTGTTCGTGCATATCGGCACGGTGGAGCAGGGTACCGTGAAGCTGGGCACCGCTTTGCAGCTCGACGTCGATCATGGGCGCCGCTCATCGATCCGGGCGCATCACTCGGCGACACATCTGTTGCATGAGGCGCTGCGGCAGGTGCTCGGCGATCACATCGCCCAGCGCGGCTCGCTGGTGGCGCCGGATCGCCTGCGTTTCGATTTCGTGCATCCGAAACCAATCACGGCGGAGGAGCTCGCCCGGGTCGAGGACATCGCCAACGAGGTGGTGCTCGAAAACGACGAGGTCACCACGCGGCTGATGGCGGTCGACGACGCCCGCGAAGCCGGCGCGCGCGCGCTGTTCGGCGAAAAATACGGCGACGAAGTGCGCGTGGTGTCGATGGGCAAGCAGTCCCGCGAGCACGGCCAGAACGCGCTCGGCTGGTCGGTCGAACTGTGCGGCGGCACGCATGTCCGGCGTACCGGCGATATCGGTCTGATCTCCGTGACCGGCGAAAGCGCGGTGTCTTCGGGCGTGCGGCGTATCGAGGCGCTGACCGGACGTCATGCGCGCAAGCACGCCAACGACACGATGTCGATTGCGAAGACCGCGGCCTCCGAGCTGCGCACCACCGTCGACGACATGCCGGCGCGTATCGCCGCGCTGATGGAAGAGCGCAAGAAGCTCGAGCGCGATCTGACGGATGCGCGCAAGAAGCTCGCGATGGGTGGCGGCGGTGCCGGCAACGGCGCTGCGGTGGCCAGCGGCGTGCGCGAAGTCGGCAACGTCAAGCTGCTCGCCCGTGCGGTCGAGGGCGTCGAGACCAAGGATCTCAAGAGCCTGGTCGACGACGGCAAGAAGCAGATCGGCTCCGGTGTGGTCGCCATCGTCGGCGTCACCGAGGACGGCAAGGCCGGCGTCGTGGTTGGCGTTACCGCGGATCTCACCTCGCGCTTCAGCGCGGTTGAACTCGTCAAGATCGCTTCCGCGGCGCTCGGCGGCAAGGGCGGCGGCGGACGGCCCGACATGGCGCAGGCCGGCGGGCCCGACGGCGCCAAGGCGGATGCGGCGCTGGCGGCGATCGAACAGGCCATGACTAAACAAGAATCGGCCGGCGCCTGA
- a CDS encoding cyclic nucleotide-gated ion channel, with protein MATIPGRRAISDPDLRDRLYELLEHDHLPHSVGSRFVRLIVTVIVIDVLAMILASVPELDARFGPLFTVLEVGAVVAFALEYLARLWTVVGHSLRDMTPMRARVDYALSALGIIDLLSFLPAAIALIIGDRWVLVLFGMLPFLKLIRYSPALRSLLAALHAERRTLFGCIVILTGAVLLFASLLYAIEHNVQPEKFGTIPQAMWWAIVTLGTVGYGDVVPVTPLGKIVSVFTIVVGFAMIALPVAIISTAFAEEVRRRDFVVTWGMLARVPLFSHLGASEIADIMRLLRAQTIESGEILVRRGDPASSMYFITAGEVEIELPSQRVQLSDGTFFGEIALLHRTSRSGTVTATRKTKLLVLDADDFHALIARVPALAAHVKETAEARMADTAQAPKGDIAASEIEQAERD; from the coding sequence TTGGCAACCATTCCGGGCAGACGCGCGATCAGCGACCCGGATTTGCGGGATCGCCTGTACGAACTGCTCGAACACGATCATCTGCCGCATTCGGTTGGCTCGCGCTTCGTCCGGCTGATCGTCACCGTCATCGTCATCGACGTGCTGGCGATGATCCTGGCCTCGGTGCCGGAACTGGACGCACGGTTTGGCCCATTGTTCACCGTGCTCGAGGTCGGCGCAGTGGTGGCGTTTGCGCTCGAGTATCTGGCCCGGCTCTGGACCGTGGTCGGACATTCCCTGCGCGATATGACGCCGATGCGCGCGCGTGTCGACTATGCGCTGTCGGCGCTGGGTATCATCGATTTGCTGTCGTTCCTGCCGGCGGCGATTGCGTTGATCATCGGCGACCGCTGGGTGCTGGTGCTGTTCGGCATGCTGCCGTTTCTCAAGCTGATCCGCTATTCGCCGGCGCTGCGCTCGCTGCTGGCCGCACTTCATGCCGAGCGACGCACGCTGTTCGGCTGCATCGTGATCCTGACGGGGGCGGTGCTGCTGTTCGCCTCGCTGCTTTACGCGATCGAGCACAACGTGCAGCCGGAGAAATTCGGCACGATTCCGCAGGCGATGTGGTGGGCGATCGTGACCCTTGGCACGGTCGGCTACGGCGACGTGGTGCCGGTGACGCCGCTCGGCAAAATCGTGTCGGTATTCACCATCGTGGTCGGCTTCGCGATGATCGCGCTGCCGGTGGCGATCATCTCGACGGCGTTTGCCGAGGAGGTGCGGCGGCGCGATTTCGTAGTCACCTGGGGCATGCTGGCGCGGGTGCCGCTGTTCTCGCATCTCGGCGCTTCTGAAATCGCCGACATAATGCGGCTGTTGCGCGCGCAGACCATCGAGTCCGGCGAGATCCTGGTGCGGCGCGGCGATCCGGCCTCGTCGATGTATTTCATCACCGCGGGCGAGGTCGAGATCGAGCTGCCGAGCCAGCGGGTGCAGTTGTCGGACGGCACCTTCTTCGGGGAGATCGCGCTGTTGCACCGGACCAGCCGCAGCGGGACGGTGACCGCGACGCGCAAGACCAAGCTGCTGGTGCTCGACGCGGACGATTTTCACGCGCTGATCGCGCGGGTCCCGGCGCTCGCCGCGCATGTCAAGGAAACCGCCGAAGCCCGCATGGCCGATACCGCGCAGGCGCCGAAGGGCGATATCGCGGCTAGTGAGATCGAACAGGCGGAGCGGGACTAG
- a CDS encoding molybdopterin guanine dinucleotide-containing S/N-oxide reductase, whose product MRDSVGYPDSGLDLTDGFKPHTSHWGVFSARQSEDGLQVRPYAGDPDPNGIIDNFPGALRHQVRIAQPAIRRGWLERGPGPDDRRGRDEYVSVSWEKALDLLSGELMRIRDTRGPGAVFGGSYGWSSAGRFHHAQSQVHRFLNIALGGYVRSVNSYSSGASSVLLPQILAGYEDITKHNVTWEQIAAESQVVLAFGGMALKNSMVAGGSISKHVERGAMTDARRRGCEFILVSPLRDDLPAEAGAEWMTCVPGTDTALMLGIVHTLVTEGLHDQAFLDRYTEGWPVFLRYLTGESDGQPKRAEWAAAICGVDGLTIRKLARRLAGRRALITVSHSLQRAEHGEQPVWMGMVLAAALGQIGLPGGGYAYSLGAIGYYGRRVNDVPGPTLIQGRNGVSDFIPVARIADMLLHPGTTYRYNGETRQYPDIRLVYWAGGNPFHHHQDINRLRKAFAQVDTLVVHELAWTATARHADIVLPATMTLEREDIGYSTNDPLMVAMHRIAEPFGLARDDYDIFADLADRLGAHEPFTEGRTSRQWLEHLYEPTRASLEARGLEAPNFLTFWERGSLIVPQRPDDGGKLRRFREDPIAHALPTPSGRIEIFSSKIAGHGDADCPGHPVWLEKTDVPKPGVPCFLVANQPVTRLHSQLDFGGHSTAAKHRGREVARINPRDASARGIADGDIMRLFNERGACLAAAHVTDAIAPGIVQLPTGAWYDPMDPEEDRSLCVHGNPNVLTRDIGTSSFAQGCTGQLTTVQVERFNGNLPPIRAFDPM is encoded by the coding sequence ATGAGAGATAGTGTTGGTTACCCCGACTCGGGCCTCGACCTCACGGACGGCTTCAAGCCGCACACCTCGCACTGGGGCGTGTTCTCGGCGCGTCAAAGCGAGGATGGGCTGCAAGTGCGGCCATATGCCGGCGATCCCGATCCGAACGGCATCATCGACAATTTCCCCGGCGCGTTGCGCCACCAGGTCCGCATTGCCCAACCGGCGATTCGTCGTGGCTGGCTCGAGCGTGGCCCCGGTCCCGACGATCGCCGGGGGCGCGACGAGTATGTGTCGGTGAGCTGGGAAAAAGCGCTCGACCTGCTGAGCGGTGAGTTGATGCGCATCCGCGATACGCGCGGTCCCGGTGCGGTCTTTGGCGGCTCGTACGGCTGGTCCAGCGCGGGCCGCTTTCATCACGCCCAAAGCCAGGTTCACCGCTTCCTGAACATCGCGTTGGGCGGCTACGTGCGTTCGGTCAACAGCTATTCGTCGGGCGCTTCTTCGGTGCTGCTCCCGCAGATCCTGGCAGGCTATGAAGACATCACGAAGCACAATGTGACGTGGGAGCAGATCGCGGCTGAGAGTCAGGTCGTGCTGGCATTCGGCGGCATGGCGCTGAAGAACTCGATGGTGGCGGGTGGCTCGATCAGCAAGCATGTCGAGCGCGGCGCGATGACTGATGCGCGCCGGCGCGGCTGCGAGTTCATCCTCGTCAGCCCGCTGCGCGACGATCTGCCGGCGGAGGCCGGCGCGGAATGGATGACGTGCGTGCCCGGTACCGACACCGCGCTGATGCTTGGCATCGTCCACACGCTGGTCACCGAGGGTCTGCATGATCAGGCCTTCCTCGATCGCTATACGGAAGGCTGGCCGGTCTTCCTGCGCTATTTGACCGGCGAGAGCGATGGGCAACCCAAGCGCGCCGAATGGGCTGCGGCGATCTGTGGTGTCGATGGTCTCACGATACGAAAGCTGGCGCGTCGCCTTGCCGGGCGAAGGGCGCTCATCACCGTCTCCCATTCGTTGCAGCGTGCCGAACATGGCGAGCAGCCGGTGTGGATGGGGATGGTGCTGGCGGCGGCGCTTGGCCAGATCGGCCTGCCCGGAGGCGGCTATGCCTATTCGCTCGGCGCGATCGGCTATTACGGCCGGCGCGTCAACGACGTGCCCGGCCCGACGCTAATACAGGGCCGTAACGGCGTTTCGGATTTCATTCCGGTGGCGCGCATCGCCGACATGCTGCTCCATCCCGGGACCACCTATCGTTACAACGGCGAGACGCGCCAATATCCGGATATCCGTCTCGTCTACTGGGCAGGCGGCAATCCCTTCCATCACCACCAGGATATCAACCGGCTGCGCAAGGCCTTCGCTCAAGTCGATACGCTGGTGGTGCATGAACTGGCTTGGACTGCCACGGCCCGGCACGCCGACATCGTGCTGCCCGCGACGATGACGCTGGAGCGCGAGGACATCGGTTATTCCACCAACGATCCGCTGATGGTCGCCATGCACCGGATCGCCGAACCGTTCGGGCTGGCGCGCGACGACTATGACATCTTTGCCGATCTTGCCGATCGGCTCGGCGCTCACGAACCCTTCACGGAAGGCCGCACGTCGCGGCAATGGCTGGAACATCTGTATGAGCCGACCCGCGCCTCACTCGAGGCGCGCGGCCTCGAAGCCCCGAACTTCCTGACCTTCTGGGAGCGTGGCAGCCTGATCGTACCGCAGCGGCCGGATGATGGGGGCAAGTTGCGCCGCTTCCGCGAGGATCCGATCGCCCACGCTCTGCCGACACCGAGCGGACGCATCGAGATTTTCTCGTCGAAGATCGCGGGCCATGGCGATGCCGATTGTCCCGGCCATCCCGTGTGGCTCGAAAAGACCGACGTGCCAAAGCCGGGCGTGCCGTGTTTCCTCGTCGCCAACCAGCCGGTGACGCGCTTGCACAGCCAGCTTGATTTTGGCGGACATTCGACGGCGGCCAAACATCGCGGCCGCGAGGTTGCGCGCATAAATCCGCGCGACGCGAGCGCCCGCGGCATTGCGGACGGCGACATCATGCGCCTGTTCAACGAGCGCGGAGCCTGCCTCGCCGCGGCGCACGTCACGGACGCGATTGCTCCGGGGATTGTCCAGCTGCCGACGGGTGCCTGGTACGACCCTATGGATCCAGAAGAAGACAGATCACTCTGCGTTCACGGCAATCCGAATGTGCTCACGCGCGACATCGGCACTTCGTCCTTCGCGCAAGGATGCACCGGCCAATTGACGACTGTCCAGGTCGAACGCTTCAACGGCAATCTCCCGCCGATCCGCGCGTTCGATCCCATGTAG
- a CDS encoding DUF3455 domain-containing protein, giving the protein MSLYKPAALAVLLLSGSLASAAAETPLPDAIAAPGEAVILTLHAEGAQVYDCKPGADGKPAWAFREPIATLMADGKTVGRHYAGPNWEYSDGSAVVGKAAGNTPGATPNDIPWLRLAVVSQRGNGVLSGITTVQRINTQGGKLDGACDKPGATRSAPYSADYVFLRKG; this is encoded by the coding sequence ATGTCGCTGTATAAGCCCGCTGCGCTCGCGGTTCTGTTGCTGTCAGGCTCGCTCGCGAGCGCCGCCGCCGAGACACCCCTTCCCGACGCCATCGCGGCGCCGGGAGAGGCTGTTATCCTAACCCTGCATGCCGAAGGCGCGCAGGTCTATGACTGCAAGCCCGGCGCCGACGGCAAGCCGGCCTGGGCCTTTCGCGAACCGATCGCCACCTTGATGGCCGACGGCAAGACCGTCGGCCGGCACTATGCCGGCCCGAACTGGGAATACAGCGACGGCAGCGCCGTGGTCGGCAAGGCCGCCGGTAACACTCCGGGCGCGACGCCGAATGATATTCCCTGGCTGAGGCTCGCGGTGGTTTCCCAACGCGGCAACGGCGTTCTCTCGGGCATCACGACGGTGCAGCGGATCAACACGCAGGGCGGCAAGCTCGACGGCGCCTGCGACAAGCCCGGCGCCACCCGTAGCGCACCCTACTCCGCCGATTACGTGTTTCTGCGCAAGGGCTGA
- a CDS encoding NADP-dependent isocitrate dehydrogenase gives MAKIKVTNPVVELDGDEMTRIIWQYIKDKLILPFLDINLMYFDLGMEYRDKTNDQVTIDAANAIKKVGVGVKCATITPDEARVKEFGLKEMWKSPNGTIRNILGGVIFREPIICKNVPRLVPGWTKPIIIGRHAYGDQYRATDIRFPGKGTLTMKFVGEDGTVIEREVFKSPGSGVAMSMYNLDDSIRDFARASLTYGLNRGYPVYLSTKNTIMKVYDGRFKDIFEEIYEKEFKKDFEAKRLTYEHRLIDDMVASALKWSGGYVWACKNYDGDVQSDTVAQGYGSLGLMTSVLMTPDGKTVEAEAAHGTVTRHYREHQKGKETSTNSIASIFAWTQGLSHRAKLDNNEELAKFAKTLEKVCVDTVEAGYMTKDLALLVGADQRWLSTTGFLDKVAENLTKAMA, from the coding sequence ATGGCAAAAATCAAGGTGACCAACCCCGTCGTCGAACTCGATGGCGACGAGATGACCCGGATCATCTGGCAGTACATCAAGGACAAATTGATCCTCCCGTTCCTCGATATCAACCTGATGTATTTCGACCTGGGGATGGAATACCGCGACAAGACCAATGACCAGGTCACGATCGACGCCGCCAACGCCATCAAGAAGGTCGGCGTCGGCGTCAAATGCGCCACCATCACCCCGGACGAAGCGCGGGTGAAGGAATTCGGCCTGAAGGAAATGTGGAAGTCGCCGAACGGCACCATCCGCAACATCCTCGGCGGCGTGATCTTCCGCGAACCGATCATCTGCAAGAACGTGCCGCGCCTCGTCCCCGGCTGGACCAAGCCGATCATCATCGGCCGCCACGCCTATGGCGACCAGTACCGCGCGACCGACATCAGGTTCCCGGGCAAGGGCACGCTGACGATGAAGTTCGTCGGCGAGGACGGCACCGTGATCGAACGCGAAGTGTTCAAGTCGCCCGGCAGCGGCGTCGCCATGAGCATGTACAACCTCGACGATTCGATCCGCGACTTCGCCCGGGCCTCGCTCACTTACGGCCTCAACCGCGGCTATCCGGTCTATCTGTCGACCAAGAACACCATCATGAAAGTCTATGACGGCCGCTTCAAGGACATCTTCGAGGAAATCTACGAGAAGGAATTCAAGAAGGATTTCGAAGCCAAGCGCCTCACCTATGAACACCGGCTGATCGACGACATGGTGGCCTCTGCGTTGAAATGGTCCGGCGGTTATGTCTGGGCCTGCAAAAACTACGACGGCGACGTGCAGTCCGACACCGTGGCGCAGGGTTACGGCTCGCTCGGCCTGATGACCTCGGTGCTGATGACGCCGGACGGCAAGACCGTCGAAGCCGAAGCCGCCCACGGCACCGTGACCCGCCACTACCGCGAGCACCAGAAGGGCAAGGAGACCTCGACCAACTCGATCGCCTCGATCTTCGCCTGGACGCAGGGCCTGTCGCATCGCGCCAAGCTCGACAACAACGAGGAACTGGCGAAGTTTGCCAAGACGCTGGAGAAGGTCTGCGTCGACACCGTCGAGGCCGGCTACATGACCAAGGATCTGGCTTTGCTGGTCGGCGCCGACCAGCGCTGGCTGTCGACCACCGGCTTCCTCGACAAGGTCGCGGAAAACCTGACCAAGGCGATGGCTTAA
- a CDS encoding alpha/beta hydrolase family protein, with protein sequence MRGRWSLAILGVILILAGGLLAHLTQTSGGIKIQDVRFKGAKGNTMSALLYIPPNATAQTPAPGILAVHGYINSRETQDGFAIEFARRGYVVLALDQTGHGYSDPPAFANGFGGPDGLTYLRSLDIVDKNNIGLEGHSMGGWTVLAAATAMPNDYRSMVLEGSSTGKPFAADGTPSWPRNVALVFARYEEFSALMWGEEKARDVTQSPKLWAFFGSQGAVEPGKVYGDIAQGTARVLYTPDITHPAEHISHEAIGYSLDWFAKTLQGGTPRPADDQIWFRKEIGTGLALLGFVALLIGVFDGLLEASMYSKALRLPESTDGTMPAHSAASGNRWTLALILSAFIPALTYYPAFALAGTFVKPSAWLPQGITNQIVVWAVINGLITLALMRFAPKRTSRSGLVGQSVVIAVATVAIGYAALWLADLAFKIDFRFWIVALKLMSAKQFLVFLIYLVPFTAFFVVALHVLHRNFSTMAAGRGTLYLTNIFALTLGFIVLLGAQYGTLWLTGKLFNPLPDPGFVPLSTIVAIQFVPLLAICAVIATFTWRRTGSSLPGALICGLFVTWYVVAGTATQAAF encoded by the coding sequence ATGCGCGGTCGATGGTCACTGGCAATCCTGGGCGTGATCCTGATCCTGGCCGGCGGCTTGCTCGCTCATCTGACCCAGACCTCGGGCGGCATCAAGATCCAGGATGTGCGTTTCAAGGGAGCCAAGGGCAACACCATGAGCGCCCTGCTCTACATCCCCCCGAACGCCACGGCGCAGACGCCGGCCCCCGGCATTCTCGCGGTTCACGGCTACATCAATTCGCGCGAAACCCAGGATGGCTTTGCCATCGAGTTTGCCCGCCGCGGCTACGTGGTGCTCGCCCTCGACCAGACCGGCCATGGCTATAGCGACCCGCCCGCCTTCGCCAACGGTTTCGGCGGCCCGGATGGCCTCACTTATCTCCGCAGCCTCGATATCGTCGACAAGAACAATATCGGCCTCGAAGGCCACTCGATGGGCGGCTGGACCGTGCTCGCCGCCGCCACCGCCATGCCCAACGACTACCGGTCGATGGTGCTGGAGGGCTCCTCCACCGGCAAGCCGTTCGCCGCCGACGGCACCCCGAGCTGGCCGCGAAACGTGGCGCTGGTGTTCGCCCGGTACGAGGAATTCTCCGCGCTGATGTGGGGCGAGGAAAAGGCCCGCGACGTCACCCAGAGCCCGAAGCTGTGGGCCTTTTTCGGCAGCCAGGGCGCGGTCGAACCGGGCAAGGTCTATGGCGACATCGCGCAAGGCACGGCGCGGGTGCTCTACACGCCTGATATCACCCACCCGGCCGAGCACATCTCCCATGAAGCGATCGGCTACAGCCTCGACTGGTTCGCCAAAACCCTGCAGGGCGGCACGCCGCGCCCGGCCGACGACCAGATCTGGTTCCGCAAGGAGATCGGCACAGGGCTGGCGCTGCTCGGCTTCGTCGCGCTCCTGATCGGCGTCTTCGACGGCCTCTTGGAAGCTTCGATGTATTCGAAAGCGTTGCGACTGCCCGAGAGCACCGACGGCACCATGCCGGCCCATTCGGCCGCGAGCGGCAACCGCTGGACCTTGGCCTTGATCCTGTCGGCCTTCATTCCGGCGCTGACCTATTACCCGGCGTTCGCGTTGGCGGGCACCTTCGTCAAACCTTCCGCCTGGCTGCCGCAGGGCATCACCAACCAGATCGTGGTCTGGGCCGTCATCAATGGCCTGATCACGCTGGCATTGATGCGGTTCGCGCCCAAGCGCACCAGCCGGAGCGGCCTTGTCGGCCAGTCGGTCGTGATCGCGGTCGCGACCGTCGCGATCGGCTATGCCGCGCTGTGGCTGGCCGATCTCGCCTTCAAGATCGACTTCCGGTTCTGGATCGTGGCGCTGAAATTGATGAGCGCCAAACAGTTCCTGGTCTTCCTGATCTACCTCGTGCCGTTCACGGCGTTCTTCGTGGTCGCGCTGCACGTGCTGCACCGGAATTTCTCGACCATGGCAGCCGGCCGCGGCACGCTCTATTTGACCAACATCTTCGCGCTGACACTGGGCTTCATCGTGCTCTTAGGCGCACAATACGGCACGCTCTGGTTGACGGGAAAACTGTTCAACCCGCTGCCCGATCCGGGCTTCGTCCCGCTCTCCACCATCGTGGCGATCCAGTTCGTGCCGCTGCTGGCGATATGCGCCGTGATCGCGACCTTCACCTGGCGGCGGACCGGCTCCAGCCTGCCGGGCGCGCTGATCTGCGGGCTGTTCGTCACCTGGTACGTGGTGGCCGGTACCGCGACCCAGGCGGCGTTCTAA